The Toxorhynchites rutilus septentrionalis strain SRP chromosome 3, ASM2978413v1, whole genome shotgun sequence genome includes a region encoding these proteins:
- the LOC129774940 gene encoding keratin, type I cytoskeletal 10 has translation MNNFAVFLTFALAAVAVAEPPSGYNYNRPSGGHRGGYSGGGGYVSSFSSGGSFSSGGGGHSSGGSLQSVSIGHQTSEGLHVDGQLLNEIRQILLREESQSSSSHGFGGSAPSGSYGAPAPVYGVPHGGSGGRVVGIDLEGVRQAIQVAQYLQTSSSGGLYHGSAPSGSYGVPQVPSGSYGAPSRPSGSYGVPY, from the exons ATGAACAATTTTGCCGTG tttttgacCTTTGCCCTGGCCGCGGTTGCCGTGGCTGAACCGCCATCCGGATACAATTACAACCGTCCATCCGGAGGACATCGTGGTGGATACTCCGGAGGTGGCGGCTATGTGAGCAGCTTCAGCAGTGGCGGAAGCTTCTCCAGCGGCGGCGGTGGTCATTCTAGTGGTGGTAGCTTGCAATCTGTTTCAATCGGACACCAGACTTCTGAGGGTCTGCATGTTGACGGACAATTGTTGAACGAAATTCGCCAAATTTTGCTTCGTGAGGAAAGTCAATCCTCTTCCTCTCATGGATTTGGAGGTAGCGCTCCAAGTGGATCGTACGGTGCTCCAGCTCCAGTTTACGGAGTTCCTCATGGAGGATCTGGCGGTCGTGTCGTTGGAATTGACCTGGAAGGAGTGAGACAAGCTATCCAGGTTGCTCAATACCTGCAAACTTCCTCCTCTGGTGGATTGTACCATGGATCAGCACCATCTGGATCATACGGAGTTCCACAAGTGCCATCCGGTTCTTACGGTGCACCATCCCGTCCTTCCGGCAGCTATGGCGTCCCATACTAA